One Bombus pyrosoma isolate SC7728 linkage group LG7, ASM1482585v1, whole genome shotgun sequence genomic window carries:
- the LOC122569203 gene encoding enoyl-CoA delta isomerase 1, mitochondrial-like isoform X2, with protein MFAIKKILKKIRIPLHQTYATNSKLVEISKNDTGIATISMARSPVNNLNKELLNALKMSLMDVQQEKCQGVILTSSLSNIFSAGLDINEMYNRTEEQLTEYWQTLQDTWLTLYNLEIPIAAAINGASPAGGCLLAISCEYRVLVEGKHTIGLNEAQLGIIAPEWFRNIYIDILGHRRAELALLKGTLFHPKEALEIGIVDELASDKANAIQKCQNYIESFKHIPFTRSTNWPKIIYGSFEEKIRNFNRSVVF; from the exons ATGtttgctataaaaaaaattttgaaaaaaatacgaattccTTTACACCAAACTTATGCCACAAATTCAAAATtagttgaaatttcaaaaaatgatACAG GTATTGCTACAATATCTATGGCACGTTCACCTGTAAACAATTTAAACAAAGAGTTATTAAATGCTTTAAAAATGTCCTTAATGGATGTACAACAAGAAAAATGTCAAGGTGTTATATTAACATCGtcattatcaaatatattttcagcaGGCCTTGATATAAACGAAATGTATAATCGGACTGAAGAACAGCTAACTGAATATTGGCAAACATTGCAAGACACATGGTtaactttatataatttggAAATACCAATAGCTGCTGcaattaat gGTGCCAGCCCTGCTGGAGGATGTCTTTTAGCAATATCTTGTGAATATAGAGTTTTAGTTGAAGGAAAACATACTATAGGATTAAATGAAGCACAATTAGGAATTATTGCTCCAGAATggtttagaaatatatatattgacaTATTAGGACATAGAAGAGCTGAATTAGCacttttaaa AGGAACCCTATTTCATCCAAAGGAAGCATTAGAAATTGGAATTGTAGATGAATTAGCTTCTGATAAAGCTAATGCAATCCAAAAGtgtcaaaattatattgaatCTTTTAAACACATACCCT TTACCAGAAGTACAAACTGGCctaaaattatatatggaagctttgaagaaaaaataagaaactttAATCGAAGTGTCGTATTTTAA
- the LOC122569192 gene encoding dynein regulatory complex subunit 3-like isoform X1 has protein sequence MMIEEDVPTILQEFVQPRVINQDMLINLVIEQGPKGEAGKLFYEDGIKLDEIEEIRIEFLNILKLDYLWVMPNLMTLKLSNNIIEKIENLNVLVNLKELDLSFNRIKIMENLNNLTKLEILLLFNNEIREIENIDELRHLTIFSIGNNIITDTKHVLYLRKFKKLRSLNMSGNPCTKEDGYLHYVFAFLPQLIYYEYKMITNEQRKDAIEKHYRTLNTLEETEMKEKEELDAQQEYEKKLAILTAAYVEHLDGDYLFHQMFENDKEGKDLSMVTDDTQNAYEEYKKNFTAICEEFYEIGLKEHNKRMNEINLYNIAVNEGKTISENQGRMIVNEVLRRKTDALATVKQLLKKLVGDVDTATLENVTEIAQQYSEELSDMVTDAWTRLMSIEVDLHEQMEDINEVFRINISDMVDSFLTTARGYFSQLRNCEAEYNDTINGLILYFLSGIGDDAKMPRHLLNLCEDKDMLNYNLNNSHERHLQIIDVREDIMINRLKNWIEEYSERLIRHESERSSQQILEISHFADSQQQEFLQVLQQLNLNVDDSEIILALDE, from the exons atgaTGATTGAGGAAGACGTTCCTACTATATTACAAGAGTTTGTGCAACCTCGTGTAATAAATCAagatatgttaataaatttggTAATTGAACAAGGGCCAAAAGGAGAAGCTGGTAAACTTTTTTACGAAGATGGTATTAAATTAgatgaaatagaagaaattcgGATTGAATTTCTta aTATTCTAAAACTTGATTATCTATGGGTAATGCCAAATCTAATGACATTAAAATTAtccaataatataattgagaaaatagaaaacctAAATGTGCtcgttaatttaaaagaattagatCTTTCTTTCAATCGCATTAAAATAATGGagaatttaaacaatttaacaaAACTAGAAATATTGCttctatttaataatgaaattcgtgagatagaaaatatagatGAGTTACGTCATCTTACGATTTTTAGTAttggtaataatattataacggaTACAAAACAT gtactatatttgagaaaatttaaaaagttacgtAGTTTGAATATGAGTGGAAATCCATGCACTAAAGAAGATGGATATTTGCATTATGTATTTGCATTCTTACCACAATTAATTTACTATGAATACAAAATGATAACTAATGAACAAAGGAAAGATGCTATAGAAAAACatta taggactttaaatactttagaagaaacagaaatgaaagaaaaagaagaattggATGCCCAGCaagaatatgaaaagaaattagcTATCCTCACTGCTGCATACGTAGAACATCTTGATGGGGATTATCTCTTTCatcaaatgtttgaaaatgacaaag AAGGAAAGGATTTATCTATGGTAACTGATGATACACAAAATGCATATgaagaatataagaaaaattttactgCTATATGCGAAGAGTTTTATGAGATAGGTTTGAAAGAACATAATAAGcgaatgaatgaaataaatctttacaATATTGCTGTAAATGAAGGTAAAACTATTTCAGAAAATCAAGGTAGAAT GATTGTAAATGAAGTCTTGCGCAGGAAAACTGATGCTTTAGCAActgttaaacaattattaaaaaaattagttgGAGATGTAGATACTGCTACATTAGAAAATGTAACTGAAATAGCACAACAATATTCTGAAGAACTTAGTGATATGGTAACTGATGCATGGACAAGATTAATGTCCATTGAAGTAGATCTGCATGAACAAATGgag gatataaatgAAGTATTTAGGATCAACATTTCTGATATGGTGGATTCTTTTCTAACAACTGCACGAGgatatttttcacaattaCGTAATTGTGAAGCAGAATATAATGACACTATTAACGGATTAATTCTGTATTTCCTTAGTGGTATTGGAGATGATGCAAAAATGCCACgtcatttattaaatctatGTGAAGATAAAGACATGTTAAATTACAATCTTAATAATTCTCATGAAAGGCATTTGCAA ataATAGATGTTCGCGAAGATATCATgataaatcgattaaaaaattggattGAAGAATACAGTGAACGGCTAATAAG ACATGAGAGTGAAAGAAGTAGTCaacaaatattagaaatatcacATTTTGCAGATTCTCAACAACAAGAATTTCTGCAAGTATTgcaacaattaaatttaaatgttgatgattcagaaattatattaGCACTTGATGAATGA
- the LOC122569192 gene encoding dynein regulatory complex subunit 3-like isoform X2 gives MMIEEDVPTILQEFVQPRVINQDMLINLVIEQGPKGEAGKLFYEDGIKLDEIEEIRIEFLNILKLDYLWVMPNLMTLKLSNNIIEKIENLNVLVNLKELDLSFNRIKIMENLNNLTKLEILLLFNNEIREIENIDELRHLTIFSIGNNIITDTKHVLYLRKFKKLRSLNMSGNPCTKEDGYLHYVFAFLPQLIYYEYKMITNEQRKDAIEKHYRTLNTLEETEMKEKEELDAQQEYEKKLAILTAAYVEHLDGDYLFHQMFENDKEGKDLSMVTDDTQNAYEEYKKNFTAICEEFYEIGLKEHNKRMNEINLYNIAVNEGKTISENQGRMIVNEVLRRKTDALATVKQLLKKLVGDVDTATLENVTEIAQQYSEELSDMVTDAWTRLMSIEVDLHEQMEDINEVFRINISDMVDSFLTTARGYFSQLRNCEAEYNDTINGLILYFLSGIGDDAKMPRHLLNLCEDKDMLNYNLNNSHERHLQIIDVREDIMINRLKNWIEEYSERLIRFSTTRISASIATIKFKC, from the exons atgaTGATTGAGGAAGACGTTCCTACTATATTACAAGAGTTTGTGCAACCTCGTGTAATAAATCAagatatgttaataaatttggTAATTGAACAAGGGCCAAAAGGAGAAGCTGGTAAACTTTTTTACGAAGATGGTATTAAATTAgatgaaatagaagaaattcgGATTGAATTTCTta aTATTCTAAAACTTGATTATCTATGGGTAATGCCAAATCTAATGACATTAAAATTAtccaataatataattgagaaaatagaaaacctAAATGTGCtcgttaatttaaaagaattagatCTTTCTTTCAATCGCATTAAAATAATGGagaatttaaacaatttaacaaAACTAGAAATATTGCttctatttaataatgaaattcgtgagatagaaaatatagatGAGTTACGTCATCTTACGATTTTTAGTAttggtaataatattataacggaTACAAAACAT gtactatatttgagaaaatttaaaaagttacgtAGTTTGAATATGAGTGGAAATCCATGCACTAAAGAAGATGGATATTTGCATTATGTATTTGCATTCTTACCACAATTAATTTACTATGAATACAAAATGATAACTAATGAACAAAGGAAAGATGCTATAGAAAAACatta taggactttaaatactttagaagaaacagaaatgaaagaaaaagaagaattggATGCCCAGCaagaatatgaaaagaaattagcTATCCTCACTGCTGCATACGTAGAACATCTTGATGGGGATTATCTCTTTCatcaaatgtttgaaaatgacaaag AAGGAAAGGATTTATCTATGGTAACTGATGATACACAAAATGCATATgaagaatataagaaaaattttactgCTATATGCGAAGAGTTTTATGAGATAGGTTTGAAAGAACATAATAAGcgaatgaatgaaataaatctttacaATATTGCTGTAAATGAAGGTAAAACTATTTCAGAAAATCAAGGTAGAAT GATTGTAAATGAAGTCTTGCGCAGGAAAACTGATGCTTTAGCAActgttaaacaattattaaaaaaattagttgGAGATGTAGATACTGCTACATTAGAAAATGTAACTGAAATAGCACAACAATATTCTGAAGAACTTAGTGATATGGTAACTGATGCATGGACAAGATTAATGTCCATTGAAGTAGATCTGCATGAACAAATGgag gatataaatgAAGTATTTAGGATCAACATTTCTGATATGGTGGATTCTTTTCTAACAACTGCACGAGgatatttttcacaattaCGTAATTGTGAAGCAGAATATAATGACACTATTAACGGATTAATTCTGTATTTCCTTAGTGGTATTGGAGATGATGCAAAAATGCCACgtcatttattaaatctatGTGAAGATAAAGACATGTTAAATTACAATCTTAATAATTCTCATGAAAGGCATTTGCAA ataATAGATGTTCGCGAAGATATCATgataaatcgattaaaaaattggattGAAGAATACAGTGAACGGCTAATAAG ATTCTCAACAACAAGAATTTCTGCAAGTATTgcaacaattaaatttaaatgttga
- the LOC122569203 gene encoding enoyl-CoA delta isomerase 1, mitochondrial-like isoform X3 has translation MFAIKKILKKIRIPLHQTYATNSKLVEISKNDTGIATISMARSPVNNLNKELLNALKMSLMDVQQEKCQGVILTSSLSNIFSAGLDINEMYNRTEEQLTEYWQTLQDTWLTLYNLEIPIAAAINGASPAGGCLLAISCEYRVLVEGKHTIGLNEAQLGIIAPEWFRNIYIDILGHRRAELALLKGTLFHPKEALEIGIVDELASDKANAIQKCQNYIESFKHIP, from the exons ATGtttgctataaaaaaaattttgaaaaaaatacgaattccTTTACACCAAACTTATGCCACAAATTCAAAATtagttgaaatttcaaaaaatgatACAG GTATTGCTACAATATCTATGGCACGTTCACCTGTAAACAATTTAAACAAAGAGTTATTAAATGCTTTAAAAATGTCCTTAATGGATGTACAACAAGAAAAATGTCAAGGTGTTATATTAACATCGtcattatcaaatatattttcagcaGGCCTTGATATAAACGAAATGTATAATCGGACTGAAGAACAGCTAACTGAATATTGGCAAACATTGCAAGACACATGGTtaactttatataatttggAAATACCAATAGCTGCTGcaattaat gGTGCCAGCCCTGCTGGAGGATGTCTTTTAGCAATATCTTGTGAATATAGAGTTTTAGTTGAAGGAAAACATACTATAGGATTAAATGAAGCACAATTAGGAATTATTGCTCCAGAATggtttagaaatatatatattgacaTATTAGGACATAGAAGAGCTGAATTAGCacttttaaa AGGAACCCTATTTCATCCAAAGGAAGCATTAGAAATTGGAATTGTAGATGAATTAGCTTCTGATAAAGCTAATGCAATCCAAAAGtgtcaaaattatattgaatCTTTTAAACACATACCCT AG
- the LOC122569192 gene encoding dynein regulatory complex subunit 3-like isoform X3 — MMIEEDVPTILQEFVQPRVINQDMLINLVIEQGPKGEAGKLFYEDGIKLDEIEEIRIEFLNILKLDYLWVMPNLMTLKLSNNIIEKIENLNVLVNLKELDLSFNRIKIMENLNNLTKLEILLLFNNEIREIENIDELRHLTIFSIGNNIITDTKHVLYLRKFKKLRSLNMSGNPCTKEDGYLHYVFAFLPQLIYYEYKMITNEQRKDAIEKHYRTLNTLEETEMKEKEELDAQQEYEKKLAILTAAYVEHLDGDYLFHQMFENDKEGKDLSMVTDDTQNAYEEYKKNFTAICEEFYEIGLKEHNKRMNEINLYNIAVNEGKTISENQGRMIVNEVLRRKTDALATVKQLLKKLVGDVDTATLENVTEIAQQYSEELSDMVTDAWTRLMSIEVDLHEQMEDINEVFRINISDMVDSFLTTARGYFSQLRNCEAEYNDTINGLILYFLSGIGDDAKMPRHLLNLCEDKDMLNYNLNNSHERHLQVYNRCSRRYHDKSIKKLD, encoded by the exons atgaTGATTGAGGAAGACGTTCCTACTATATTACAAGAGTTTGTGCAACCTCGTGTAATAAATCAagatatgttaataaatttggTAATTGAACAAGGGCCAAAAGGAGAAGCTGGTAAACTTTTTTACGAAGATGGTATTAAATTAgatgaaatagaagaaattcgGATTGAATTTCTta aTATTCTAAAACTTGATTATCTATGGGTAATGCCAAATCTAATGACATTAAAATTAtccaataatataattgagaaaatagaaaacctAAATGTGCtcgttaatttaaaagaattagatCTTTCTTTCAATCGCATTAAAATAATGGagaatttaaacaatttaacaaAACTAGAAATATTGCttctatttaataatgaaattcgtgagatagaaaatatagatGAGTTACGTCATCTTACGATTTTTAGTAttggtaataatattataacggaTACAAAACAT gtactatatttgagaaaatttaaaaagttacgtAGTTTGAATATGAGTGGAAATCCATGCACTAAAGAAGATGGATATTTGCATTATGTATTTGCATTCTTACCACAATTAATTTACTATGAATACAAAATGATAACTAATGAACAAAGGAAAGATGCTATAGAAAAACatta taggactttaaatactttagaagaaacagaaatgaaagaaaaagaagaattggATGCCCAGCaagaatatgaaaagaaattagcTATCCTCACTGCTGCATACGTAGAACATCTTGATGGGGATTATCTCTTTCatcaaatgtttgaaaatgacaaag AAGGAAAGGATTTATCTATGGTAACTGATGATACACAAAATGCATATgaagaatataagaaaaattttactgCTATATGCGAAGAGTTTTATGAGATAGGTTTGAAAGAACATAATAAGcgaatgaatgaaataaatctttacaATATTGCTGTAAATGAAGGTAAAACTATTTCAGAAAATCAAGGTAGAAT GATTGTAAATGAAGTCTTGCGCAGGAAAACTGATGCTTTAGCAActgttaaacaattattaaaaaaattagttgGAGATGTAGATACTGCTACATTAGAAAATGTAACTGAAATAGCACAACAATATTCTGAAGAACTTAGTGATATGGTAACTGATGCATGGACAAGATTAATGTCCATTGAAGTAGATCTGCATGAACAAATGgag gatataaatgAAGTATTTAGGATCAACATTTCTGATATGGTGGATTCTTTTCTAACAACTGCACGAGgatatttttcacaattaCGTAATTGTGAAGCAGAATATAATGACACTATTAACGGATTAATTCTGTATTTCCTTAGTGGTATTGGAGATGATGCAAAAATGCCACgtcatttattaaatctatGTGAAGATAAAGACATGTTAAATTACAATCTTAATAATTCTCATGAAAGGCATTTGCAAGTAT ataATAGATGTTCGCGAAGATATCATgataaatcgattaaaaaattggattGA
- the LOC122569203 gene encoding enoyl-CoA delta isomerase 1, mitochondrial-like isoform X1 has protein sequence MFAIKKILKKIRIPLHQTYATNSKLVEISKNDTGIATISMARSPVNNLNKELLNALKMSLMDVQQEKCQGVILTSSLSNIFSAGLDINEMYNRTEEQLTEYWQTLQDTWLTLYNLEIPIAAAINGASPAGGCLLAISCEYRVLVEGKHTIGLNEAQLGIIAPEWFRNIYIDILGHRRAELALLKGTLFHPKEALEIGIVDELASDKANAIQKCQNYIESFKHIPFRARAIKMELRKRNSLWLKVNKHMDLNQFLTLIQLPEVQTGLKLYMEALKKK, from the exons ATGtttgctataaaaaaaattttgaaaaaaatacgaattccTTTACACCAAACTTATGCCACAAATTCAAAATtagttgaaatttcaaaaaatgatACAG GTATTGCTACAATATCTATGGCACGTTCACCTGTAAACAATTTAAACAAAGAGTTATTAAATGCTTTAAAAATGTCCTTAATGGATGTACAACAAGAAAAATGTCAAGGTGTTATATTAACATCGtcattatcaaatatattttcagcaGGCCTTGATATAAACGAAATGTATAATCGGACTGAAGAACAGCTAACTGAATATTGGCAAACATTGCAAGACACATGGTtaactttatataatttggAAATACCAATAGCTGCTGcaattaat gGTGCCAGCCCTGCTGGAGGATGTCTTTTAGCAATATCTTGTGAATATAGAGTTTTAGTTGAAGGAAAACATACTATAGGATTAAATGAAGCACAATTAGGAATTATTGCTCCAGAATggtttagaaatatatatattgacaTATTAGGACATAGAAGAGCTGAATTAGCacttttaaa AGGAACCCTATTTCATCCAAAGGAAGCATTAGAAATTGGAATTGTAGATGAATTAGCTTCTGATAAAGCTAATGCAATCCAAAAGtgtcaaaattatattgaatCTTTTAAACACATACCCT tcAGAGCTAGAGCAATAAAAATGGAGTTAAGGAAACGTAATTCATTATGGTTAAAAGTAAACAAACATATGGAtctaaatcaatttttaacacTTATTCAGTTACCAGAAGTACAAACTGGCctaaaattatatatggaagctttgaagaaaaaataa